In Nocardioides conyzicola, one genomic interval encodes:
- a CDS encoding HAD family hydrolase translates to MSDEILPSWRPGATRDAIVAFLDAAAEVPVQRRVACFDNDGTLWSEKPSYVQLDFFVDAMKRAVRDDPSAAEQPEFAALISGDQAAIGEIGLERIAHALTGLFEGISPEDFTARVHEFMAKGTARTYRPMLELIDELRRREFTVCVVTGGGTEFVRAISHDLYGVPPEDVVGSLIGYEFVPTDAGGPGLRRTNELASAANEGAAKVNNIQMQLGRRPIFAAGNSGGDREMLEWATGGDGPTLAVLLDHDDADRETAYVSSAVTFADPEPITAVGARLGWTVVSMRDDWAAVWT, encoded by the coding sequence ATGAGCGACGAGATCCTCCCTTCGTGGCGACCCGGCGCGACCCGGGACGCGATCGTGGCCTTCCTCGACGCCGCAGCCGAGGTGCCGGTCCAGCGCCGCGTCGCGTGCTTCGACAACGACGGGACGCTGTGGTCCGAGAAGCCGAGCTACGTGCAGCTGGACTTCTTCGTCGACGCCATGAAGCGCGCCGTGCGCGACGATCCCAGTGCCGCCGAGCAGCCGGAGTTCGCCGCCCTGATCAGCGGCGACCAGGCGGCCATCGGCGAGATCGGGCTCGAGCGGATCGCGCACGCGCTGACCGGTCTCTTCGAGGGCATCTCGCCCGAGGACTTCACCGCGCGCGTGCACGAGTTCATGGCGAAGGGCACGGCCCGCACCTACCGGCCGATGCTCGAGCTGATCGACGAGCTGCGCCGGCGGGAGTTCACCGTCTGCGTCGTCACCGGCGGCGGCACCGAGTTCGTCCGGGCGATCAGCCACGACCTGTACGGCGTACCTCCGGAGGACGTGGTGGGGAGCCTGATCGGCTACGAGTTCGTCCCGACCGACGCCGGCGGCCCCGGGCTGCGGCGCACGAACGAGCTGGCCTCGGCCGCCAACGAGGGCGCGGCCAAGGTCAACAACATCCAGATGCAGCTCGGGCGGCGCCCCATCTTCGCGGCGGGCAACTCCGGTGGTGACCGGGAGATGCTCGAGTGGGCCACCGGTGGGGACGGTCCGACGCTCGCGGTCCTGCTCGACCACGACGACGCCGACCGCGAGACGGCGTACGTCAGCTCGGCGGTGACCTTCGCCGACCCGGAGCCGATCACGGCGGTCGGAGCCCGCCTCGGCTGGACCGTCGTCAGCATGCGGGACGACTGGGCCGCCGTCTGGACGTGA
- a CDS encoding SGNH/GDSL hydrolase family protein, with protein sequence MLRALITLTLLAGVLAGCGNDTEAAPAPGPARTTGSPTTAPTAYDRYVALGDSYTAGPLIPPTDTSTACLRSAVNYPALVAQAMPGTELTDVSCSGADTQDMTAAQRGMTGSVPPQFDALRKDTDLVTIGLGGNDGGLFGTLLGRCTQLRASDPTGSPCVAELGGRLDPTLERTEHSLVQVVAGVRRHAPRARILLVGYPQIVPASGTCADLPLADGDYAFARQINHELTEAVEDAADEADAEYVDVWAPSAGHDICADDPWINGRITSADRALAYHPLAVEQQHVAQLVLDVLASDR encoded by the coding sequence ATGCTCCGCGCCTTGATCACCCTGACGCTGCTCGCAGGCGTCCTCGCCGGGTGCGGCAACGACACCGAGGCAGCGCCTGCGCCGGGCCCGGCCCGGACCACCGGCAGTCCCACCACCGCGCCCACGGCGTACGACCGGTACGTCGCGCTGGGCGACTCCTACACGGCGGGTCCGCTGATCCCGCCGACCGACACGAGCACCGCGTGCCTCCGGTCCGCCGTCAACTACCCGGCCCTGGTCGCGCAGGCGATGCCGGGGACCGAGCTCACCGACGTCAGCTGCAGCGGCGCCGACACCCAGGACATGACGGCCGCCCAGCGCGGGATGACCGGCTCGGTGCCGCCGCAGTTCGACGCGCTGCGCAAGGACACCGACCTGGTGACCATCGGCCTCGGCGGCAACGACGGTGGCCTCTTCGGCACCCTGCTCGGCCGGTGCACGCAGCTGCGCGCGTCGGACCCGACGGGCAGCCCGTGCGTCGCCGAGCTCGGCGGCCGGCTCGACCCGACCCTCGAGCGGACCGAGCACAGCCTCGTCCAGGTGGTCGCCGGCGTACGCCGTCACGCGCCGCGGGCGCGGATCCTGCTGGTCGGCTATCCGCAGATCGTGCCGGCGTCCGGCACCTGCGCCGACCTGCCGCTGGCCGACGGCGACTACGCCTTCGCCCGGCAGATCAACCACGAGCTGACCGAGGCGGTCGAGGACGCGGCCGACGAGGCGGACGCCGAGTACGTCGACGTCTGGGCGCCGAGCGCCGGCCACGACATCTGCGCCGACGACCCGTGGATCAACGGCCGGATCACGTCCGCCGACCGCGCGCTCGCCTACCACCCGCTCGCCGTCGAGCAGCAGCACGTCGCCCAGCTGGTGCTCGACGTGCTTGCTAGCGACCGGTAG
- a CDS encoding cation diffusion facilitator family transporter, giving the protein MASSDEPAASTGGESLLTVIVALTANAVLAIAKTAAALLTGSAAMVAEAAHSWADAGNEVFLLIAERSGSRPRDEEHPRGYGRATYAWSMVAAFGLFTAGAVVSIWHGVTQLSSDVEETSYLVNYVVLGIAFLLEGTSFLQASRQIHGASQRFGMHPLRYVTQTSNPTLRAVFFEDFSALLGILIAAAGIGLHQLTGNAIFDAIGSIAIGVLLAFVAVFLIRRNMDYLLGEAPTPEIRSRVIAGILEHPQVERMTYLHLEYVGPARVFVVAAVDLVGDDTEGHLAVRLRKVETDIEKHPLVEDAVLTLSLPDAPSLAP; this is encoded by the coding sequence ATGGCCTCCAGCGACGAACCCGCTGCGTCGACCGGAGGCGAGTCCCTGCTGACCGTCATCGTCGCGCTGACCGCCAACGCCGTGCTCGCGATCGCCAAGACGGCCGCCGCCCTCCTGACCGGGTCCGCGGCGATGGTCGCGGAGGCCGCGCACTCGTGGGCGGACGCCGGCAACGAGGTCTTCCTGCTGATCGCCGAGCGCAGCGGCAGCCGACCCCGGGACGAGGAGCACCCCCGCGGCTACGGACGCGCGACGTACGCCTGGTCGATGGTCGCGGCGTTCGGCCTCTTCACGGCCGGTGCCGTCGTCTCCATCTGGCACGGCGTCACGCAGCTGTCCTCCGATGTGGAGGAGACCAGCTACCTGGTCAACTACGTGGTGCTCGGCATCGCGTTCCTGCTGGAGGGGACGTCGTTCCTGCAGGCCAGCCGCCAGATCCACGGGGCGTCCCAGCGTTTCGGCATGCACCCGCTGCGCTACGTCACGCAGACGTCGAACCCGACGCTGCGGGCCGTCTTCTTCGAGGACTTCTCGGCCCTGCTCGGCATCCTCATCGCCGCCGCGGGCATCGGGCTGCACCAGCTCACCGGCAACGCGATCTTCGACGCGATCGGGTCGATCGCCATCGGCGTGCTGCTCGCTTTCGTCGCCGTCTTCCTGATCCGCCGCAACATGGACTACCTGCTGGGGGAGGCCCCGACGCCCGAGATCCGGTCGCGGGTCATCGCCGGCATCCTCGAGCACCCGCAGGTCGAGCGGATGACCTACCTGCACCTGGAGTACGTCGGCCCGGCGCGGGTCTTCGTCGTCGCGGCCGTGGACCTGGTCGGCGACGACACCGAGGGGCACCTCGCCGTACGCCTGCGGAAGGTCGAGACCGACATCGAGAAGCACCCGCTGGTCGAGGACGCCGTGCTCACGCTGTCCCTGCCCGACGCGCCGTCGCTCGCGCCGTAG